From Xylanibacter oryzae DSM 17970, a single genomic window includes:
- a CDS encoding bifunctional folylpolyglutamate synthase/dihydrofolate synthase: protein MDYKETINYLYNSAPMFEKVGAGAYKEGLSNTRALDEHFCHPHKNYRTIHVAGTNGKGSVSHTLASILQLEGYKVGLYTSPHLVDFRERIRVNGQTISEKYIIDFVANERAFFEPLHPSFFEITTALAFKYFSDMNIDIAVIEVGLGGRLDCTNIITPTLSVITNISFDHTQFLGNTLAKIASEKAGIIKKGVPIVIGEYVDETRPVFEAKAKEMGANIFYAEDEKEIISSEPTDEGGRLYHTKNLGTIYGELGGLCQEKNSNTVFCALKRMGELGLITKIDDNMSSNYKCIHDGFKNVCELTGLMGRWQIVNDNPKVVCDTGHNVGGWTFLSQQLNSVKCKNMRIIFGMVNDKDVNSVMEMLPKNAIYYFTKAKIGRAINEKEIQQTGLRHGISGNAYPTVEKAYKDAIKDADKDDFVFIGGSSYIVSDFLSSLI, encoded by the coding sequence ATGGACTACAAAGAAACAATAAATTATCTATACAATAGTGCACCAATGTTCGAAAAAGTAGGAGCTGGTGCTTACAAAGAAGGACTTAGTAACACTCGTGCCCTTGATGAACATTTCTGTCATCCACATAAAAATTACAGGACAATACATGTCGCTGGCACAAACGGTAAAGGATCGGTTTCGCATACTTTAGCGTCTATACTACAACTGGAGGGATATAAAGTTGGTTTATATACATCACCACACCTTGTAGATTTCCGTGAACGAATAAGAGTTAACGGTCAGACTATCAGTGAAAAATATATTATAGACTTTGTAGCTAATGAACGTGCATTTTTTGAACCACTACATCCATCTTTCTTCGAAATAACGACAGCTCTTGCATTCAAATATTTTTCAGATATGAACATTGACATTGCAGTTATCGAAGTAGGGCTTGGAGGACGACTTGATTGTACAAATATAATAACTCCCACTCTATCTGTGATTACAAACATAAGCTTTGATCATACACAGTTTCTTGGTAACACGCTTGCAAAAATAGCTTCGGAGAAAGCTGGTATCATCAAAAAAGGCGTACCTATTGTAATCGGAGAATATGTTGACGAAACGAGACCTGTATTTGAAGCCAAAGCCAAAGAGATGGGAGCAAATATATTCTATGCTGAAGACGAAAAAGAAATTATAAGTTCTGAGCCAACAGATGAAGGCGGAAGATTGTATCATACTAAAAATTTAGGTACAATATATGGTGAACTTGGAGGATTATGCCAAGAGAAGAACTCTAACACTGTTTTTTGTGCTCTAAAAAGAATGGGAGAACTCGGTCTTATAACAAAAATAGACGATAATATGTCATCAAATTACAAGTGTATCCACGATGGATTTAAAAATGTTTGTGAATTAACAGGATTAATGGGTAGATGGCAAATAGTAAATGATAATCCAAAAGTAGTATGTGATACTGGACATAATGTAGGAGGATGGACGTTTTTGAGTCAACAACTCAATTCTGTTAAATGCAAAAACATGCGTATCATATTCGGTATGGTTAACGATAAGGATGTAAACAGTGTAATGGAAATGCTACCAAAAAATGCGATATATTACTTTACAAAAGCTAAGATTGGAAGAGCCATTAATGAAAAAGAAATACAACAAACCGGACTTCGACATGGTATTAGTGGGAATGCATACCCAACTGTTGAAAAAGCATATAAAGACGCAATAAAAGACGCAGACAAAGATGACTTCGTATTTATAGGCGGAAGCAGCTATATAGTATCCGATTTCCTGTCGAGTTTGATTTAG
- a CDS encoding aldose epimerase family protein encodes MSTKETENLCGLKRENFQTNINGKNTDLYILKNRKGFEVAITNYGGAVVAIMVPDKNGKVANVIQGHDNIQEVINSPEPFLSTLIGRYGNRIDKGQFTLNGKEYQLAINNGPNTLHGGPTGYHARVWDARKMGPRSLALHYVSPYGEEGFSGELRITVEYTFTDENELVLEYLACTNKKTVMNLTHHGFFSLAGIANPTPTIDNLICEINADFYIPIDETSIPTGEIRLVKNTPFDFRKPKTVGQDIDSSDEQIKNGAGYDHCFVLNKKEEGELSYAARIEEPNSGRTMEVYTTEPGVQVYTDNWADGYKGQNGATFPRRSAICFECQHFPDSPNKTYFPSVILNPGEQYKQKTIYKFGVKK; translated from the coding sequence ATGAGCACAAAAGAAACAGAAAACCTTTGTGGTCTGAAAAGAGAGAATTTTCAGACCAACATCAACGGAAAAAATACAGACCTATACATTCTAAAAAACAGAAAAGGATTCGAAGTTGCAATCACTAATTACGGAGGTGCCGTAGTCGCTATAATGGTTCCAGATAAAAATGGAAAAGTAGCTAACGTTATTCAGGGACATGATAATATTCAAGAAGTAATAAACAGTCCAGAACCATTTCTATCTACACTTATTGGAAGATATGGAAACAGAATAGACAAAGGTCAATTTACTCTAAATGGAAAAGAATATCAATTAGCCATTAACAATGGCCCCAATACACTACACGGTGGACCTACCGGATATCACGCTAGAGTATGGGATGCCAGAAAGATGGGGCCACGCTCTTTAGCTCTGCATTATGTGTCTCCATATGGAGAAGAAGGATTTTCAGGAGAACTCAGAATAACAGTTGAATACACGTTTACGGATGAAAATGAACTTGTTCTTGAGTATCTTGCCTGTACAAATAAGAAAACAGTTATGAATCTTACTCACCATGGTTTTTTTAGTTTAGCAGGTATTGCAAACCCAACTCCAACTATTGACAACCTCATTTGCGAAATAAACGCTGATTTCTATATTCCTATTGATGAGACATCAATACCCACAGGAGAAATTAGACTTGTTAAAAACACACCTTTTGACTTCCGCAAACCCAAAACAGTAGGCCAGGATATCGATTCATCTGATGAACAAATCAAAAACGGTGCAGGGTACGACCATTGTTTCGTATTAAATAAAAAAGAAGAAGGAGAATTAAGCTATGCTGCACGCATTGAAGAACCAAACAGCGGTAGAACGATGGAAGTGTATACGACAGAACCTGGAGTACAAGTTTATACAGACAATTGGGCTGACGGATACAAAGGACAAAACGGAGCGACATTCCCACGTAGGAGTGCCATATGTTTTGAATGTCAACATTTTCCAGATAGTCCTAATAAGACTTATTTTCCTTCTGTAATTTTAAATCCTGGAGAACAATACAAACAAAAGACAATCTACAAATTTGGGGTAAAGAAATAA
- a CDS encoding MFS transporter — protein sequence MTQNQKPNYMFALIVVFIVCFLIGFITTMNNSMIAFCSEAFHLTAQQGQYVNSAFYGAYLLSIPFALLMSKIGYKSTLILGLAVSGIGFVVNSIGVNAAIAAHTNVYVIFLGSMCLVAMGVVMLQNVANPYVMVLGTPEKGAFRMTLSQALNSVATTVAPLFVTYVIINGKLPSPKYVPGPFMYLGIFAIVICLILVFLKLPKIDEGKQAEESGEHIEYKSSVFKYPHVWLGALGIFMYLGIEIGVPSMLPYRFQLLNPGMNSAALAQLATSYLAFYWGGMMVGRFVGAGVLTKFEPRKLLTYCLCLGALCILLSLVFASSIVGIWCMLAAGLFHSVMWPLIFNLGLQELGPHTKAATGVINTGVIGAATLMPLMGWMVDKTGVIIAMCIMFVYYAYIIWFCNIGSKIGLSKK from the coding sequence ATGACTCAAAATCAAAAACCGAACTACATGTTCGCGTTAATTGTCGTATTCATTGTATGTTTCCTTATAGGATTTATTACAACAATGAACAACTCTATGATTGCATTCTGTTCAGAAGCTTTCCACCTTACAGCTCAGCAAGGACAATATGTAAATTCGGCTTTCTATGGGGCTTACTTACTGTCTATTCCATTTGCTCTGCTGATGAGTAAAATCGGATATAAGAGTACCTTAATACTCGGTCTTGCTGTTTCTGGTATTGGATTCGTGGTAAACTCAATCGGCGTAAACGCTGCTATAGCTGCACATACAAATGTGTATGTTATATTTCTAGGGTCAATGTGCCTAGTAGCTATGGGTGTTGTTATGTTACAGAATGTAGCAAACCCGTATGTAATGGTTCTTGGAACTCCTGAAAAGGGTGCATTCAGAATGACTTTGAGTCAGGCTCTTAATTCTGTTGCTACAACAGTTGCACCTTTGTTTGTAACTTATGTCATTATCAATGGAAAGTTACCTTCCCCTAAATATGTTCCAGGTCCTTTCATGTATCTAGGTATATTCGCTATTGTAATTTGTTTGATATTAGTATTTTTAAAATTGCCAAAGATCGATGAAGGTAAACAGGCTGAAGAATCTGGTGAACATATAGAATACAAAAGTAGTGTATTCAAATATCCACACGTATGGTTAGGTGCACTTGGCATATTCATGTATCTCGGTATAGAAATCGGTGTACCGTCTATGTTACCATACCGTTTCCAGCTACTGAATCCTGGAATGAATTCTGCTGCACTTGCACAGCTAGCAACATCTTATCTCGCATTTTATTGGGGTGGTATGATGGTTGGTCGTTTTGTTGGCGCTGGAGTTCTGACAAAATTTGAGCCACGTAAGCTATTGACTTATTGTCTTTGTCTAGGAGCATTATGTATTCTTCTATCATTAGTCTTTGCCAGCAGTATTGTTGGTATCTGGTGTATGCTTGCTGCTGGATTGTTCCATTCAGTAATGTGGCCTCTAATATTTAATCTTGGTCTACAAGAACTTGGCCCTCATACTAAGGCTGCAACAGGTGTTATCAATACAGGAGTTATCGGAGCAGCTACATTGATGCCTCTTATGGGATGGATGGTAGACAAAACAGGTGTTATCATAGCAATGTGCATCATGTTTGTATATTATGCTTATATTATATGGTTCTGCAACATAGGTAGCAAGATTGGACTAAGTAAAAAATAA
- the galK gene encoding galactokinase gives MDIEFVRSRFIKHFDGKTGSIYAAPGRINLIGEHTDYNGGFVFPGAVDKGIMCEIRPNGTDKVNAYSIDLKDRVEFGVNDQSGPKASWARYIYGIVQEMKKNGVDVKGFNTAFAGDVPLGAGMSSSAALESCFAYAINDQFGDNKVSKWDMVLAGQATEHNYCGVNCGIMDQFASVFGQEGKLMRLDCRSREFEYFPFKPNEYKLVLVDSVVKHELASSAYNDRRKSCENVVAAMQKKFTDKKIETLRDADWDMLEAVKNDVSDEDALRAKFVLGEKDRVLAVCDALNKGDYETVGKNMYETHYGLSKEYEVSCNELDYLNDIAKETGVTGSRIMGGGFGGCTINLVKNELYDKFIANAKEKYTAKFGHAPKVYDVIISDGARKVE, from the coding sequence ATGGATATAGAATTTGTAAGAAGTCGTTTCATCAAACATTTTGATGGCAAGACAGGTAGTATATATGCTGCTCCTGGTCGTATAAACCTGATTGGTGAGCATACTGATTATAACGGCGGTTTCGTTTTTCCTGGAGCAGTTGATAAAGGCATTATGTGCGAAATTCGTCCTAATGGTACAGATAAAGTAAATGCCTACTCTATTGATTTAAAAGATCGTGTAGAATTTGGAGTAAATGACCAAAGTGGACCGAAAGCCAGTTGGGCACGATACATATATGGTATCGTTCAGGAGATGAAAAAGAATGGAGTCGATGTAAAAGGTTTCAATACTGCATTTGCAGGTGATGTGCCTCTTGGTGCTGGAATGTCTTCATCTGCTGCTTTGGAAAGCTGCTTTGCTTATGCTATCAATGACCAATTTGGTGATAACAAAGTTTCAAAGTGGGATATGGTTCTTGCAGGACAAGCAACTGAACACAACTACTGTGGAGTAAACTGCGGTATAATGGATCAATTTGCTAGTGTTTTTGGACAAGAAGGAAAATTAATGCGCCTAGATTGCAGAAGCCGTGAATTTGAATATTTCCCATTTAAACCAAATGAATACAAACTTGTTTTAGTTGATTCTGTCGTAAAACATGAATTAGCTTCTTCTGCTTATAATGACCGCCGCAAAAGTTGTGAGAATGTTGTAGCTGCAATGCAGAAAAAGTTTACAGATAAAAAGATTGAAACGCTCCGCGATGCAGACTGGGATATGCTAGAAGCTGTTAAAAACGATGTAAGTGATGAAGATGCACTAAGAGCTAAATTTGTATTAGGCGAAAAAGATCGCGTATTAGCTGTTTGCGATGCACTTAATAAAGGTGACTACGAAACAGTAGGTAAAAATATGTATGAAACTCATTACGGACTAAGCAAAGAATATGAGGTATCTTGTAATGAGCTTGACTATCTGAATGATATAGCAAAAGAAACTGGCGTTACAGGTAGTCGCATCATGGGCGGTGGCTTTGGTGGTTGCACAATTAATCTTGTGAAAAATGAACTTTATGATAAATTCATTGCAAATGCTAAAGAAAAGTATACTGCAAAGTTTGGACATGCTCCTAAAGTTTATGATGTGATAATCAGTGATGGGGCACGCAAGGTTGAATAA
- a CDS encoding aldose epimerase family protein, which yields MKTMKNVFLFAGIALTALIYCTESKATTPTKSGLNPIAFESTIKGKKTHLFILKNKRGMEVCLTNYGGRVVSLSVPDKNGKPTDVVLGYDNISQYADTARTPSDYGSSVGRYANRIKNATINVEGKTYKLRANDMVNCLHGGGNTGWLNKIYDVKSKNDSSVVFAITAKDGENGFPGTVKATATYTVKSNNTLDIVFQATTDKETVINMTNHSYFNLNGDPSKEGFNQVMYVNADKFTPSDRFYIPTGEIKDVAGTPMDFREATAIANKYDPSYDQIKNATGYDHNWCLNTFKNGKGDDNTVAASLYSPKTGIFMEVFTNEPGIQVYTGNFQGTGISCKHGIKYPKHVSVCFESQKYPDSPTKFAAKTKGWEISNPYLKPGEKYYSHLAYKFSVKK from the coding sequence ATGAAAACAATGAAAAACGTCTTTCTGTTTGCAGGTATTGCCTTAACGGCACTCATATACTGCACGGAAAGCAAAGCTACTACCCCAACTAAATCTGGGCTTAACCCAATAGCATTCGAATCAACAATTAAAGGGAAAAAGACTCATTTGTTTATTCTTAAAAACAAAAGAGGTATGGAAGTATGCCTGACCAACTATGGTGGTCGTGTGGTTTCACTATCAGTGCCTGACAAAAATGGTAAACCTACTGATGTCGTTCTGGGATATGACAACATCTCACAATATGCAGATACAGCACGAACTCCGTCAGATTACGGTTCTTCTGTTGGCCGTTACGCTAACAGAATCAAGAATGCTACAATAAATGTAGAAGGCAAGACTTATAAATTGAGAGCTAACGACATGGTAAATTGCCTTCATGGTGGTGGAAATACAGGTTGGCTGAACAAAATATATGACGTAAAATCAAAGAATGATTCATCTGTTGTATTCGCAATTACAGCCAAAGACGGCGAAAATGGCTTCCCTGGAACAGTTAAAGCAACAGCTACATATACTGTAAAGAGCAATAACACACTTGATATTGTTTTCCAAGCTACAACAGACAAGGAAACTGTTATTAATATGACAAACCATTCATACTTTAACTTGAATGGAGACCCTTCAAAAGAAGGATTCAATCAGGTGATGTATGTAAATGCTGACAAGTTTACACCTAGCGATAGATTTTACATACCAACAGGTGAAATAAAAGATGTAGCTGGAACTCCAATGGATTTCCGCGAAGCAACTGCTATCGCAAATAAATACGACCCTTCTTACGACCAGATAAAGAATGCAACAGGTTATGATCATAACTGGTGTCTGAACACATTCAAAAATGGTAAGGGTGACGACAATACAGTCGCTGCAAGTTTGTATTCTCCTAAGACAGGCATATTCATGGAAGTATTTACCAATGAACCTGGTATACAAGTATATACCGGTAATTTCCAAGGTACTGGCATTAGCTGCAAACATGGTATTAAGTATCCAAAGCATGTGAGTGTATGTTTTGAAAGTCAGAAATATCCTGATTCTCCAACTAAGTTTGCTGCAAAGACAAAGGGATGGGAAATATCTAATCCATATCTTAAACCAGGAGAGAAATATTACAGCCACCTTGCTTACAAATTCTCTGTAAAGAAGTAA
- a CDS encoding sodium:solute symporter encodes MNWNAHEFVWQDWTILAVGFVLIVWYVWRTLKKDKQKMKGADSQDYLFGKGEPWYIIGAAIFAANIGSEHLVGLAGTGAKDGVGMAHWEMQGWMILLLGWLFVPFYQLLNNKMGKIITMPDFLKYRYTKRTGSWLSIITLIAYILTKVSVTAFTGGIFFEYLLGLPFWYGALGLIAITAIFTVFGGMKGVMTMSAIQTPILIIGSFLVLFLGLSALGDGSITAGWSNMMTYCGHLHNGYGTTHMFHLKTGDPMYHEYPGFVVFIGASIIGFWYWCTDQHIVQRVLGQTRGEDNVTVMKRARRGTIAAGYFKLLPVFMFLIPGMIAIALSSKTGSGITMDITNQHDTDGAFAMMVKNILPVGVKGFVTIGFVCALVTSLAAFFNSCATLFTEDFYKPMKKGMSESHYVFVGRIATVVVVILGLLWLPVMMNMGNLYSYLQGIQSLLAPAMVAVFTLGIFSKKVTPKAGEWGLIGGFIIGMLRLLTNVITDSGNSVMNGSFWNSTAWFWQTNWLIFECWLLVFIIALMIVVSIFTPAPSKEQVEAITFSGDYKKQIKESFNIWDIVATLGVVALCAAFYIYFW; translated from the coding sequence ATGAATTGGAATGCACATGAATTCGTATGGCAAGACTGGACTATCCTAGCAGTTGGCTTCGTACTCATCGTATGGTACGTTTGGCGTACTTTAAAGAAAGATAAACAAAAAATGAAAGGTGCAGATAGTCAAGACTATCTGTTTGGCAAGGGAGAACCTTGGTATATTATCGGTGCAGCTATCTTTGCAGCGAATATCGGTTCAGAACATCTTGTTGGTCTAGCAGGTACAGGCGCCAAAGACGGTGTCGGAATGGCCCACTGGGAGATGCAAGGATGGATGATTTTGCTATTAGGTTGGCTTTTCGTACCTTTCTATCAGCTACTTAATAATAAAATGGGCAAGATTATAACCATGCCTGACTTCCTTAAATATAGATATACAAAAAGAACAGGTTCATGGTTAAGTATCATTACATTGATTGCCTATATACTAACCAAAGTAAGCGTAACAGCATTTACAGGTGGTATATTCTTTGAGTATCTGTTGGGACTACCTTTCTGGTATGGTGCACTAGGTCTTATTGCTATTACTGCGATATTCACTGTATTCGGTGGCATGAAGGGTGTAATGACAATGTCTGCAATCCAGACTCCTATACTAATTATCGGTTCATTCTTAGTTTTATTTCTAGGACTTTCAGCACTTGGTGACGGAAGCATAACTGCTGGTTGGTCTAACATGATGACATATTGCGGACATCTGCATAACGGATATGGAACTACTCACATGTTCCACTTGAAAACAGGTGATCCAATGTATCATGAATATCCAGGATTTGTCGTGTTTATCGGTGCTTCTATTATCGGTTTCTGGTATTGGTGTACCGACCAGCACATTGTTCAACGTGTACTTGGTCAGACTCGTGGAGAAGACAATGTTACTGTCATGAAGCGCGCACGTCGTGGAACTATCGCAGCAGGTTATTTTAAACTTCTTCCTGTATTTATGTTTCTTATCCCAGGTATGATTGCAATTGCACTTTCTAGTAAAACTGGTAGTGGAATCACAATGGATATAACAAACCAGCATGATACTGACGGAGCATTTGCAATGATGGTAAAGAACATTCTTCCTGTCGGCGTTAAGGGCTTTGTTACTATCGGTTTCGTTTGCGCACTTGTTACATCACTAGCTGCATTCTTCAACAGTTGCGCTACCCTATTTACAGAAGACTTCTACAAGCCAATGAAGAAAGGAATGAGCGAGTCTCATTATGTATTTGTTGGTCGTATCGCAACAGTTGTTGTCGTTATTCTCGGCCTACTTTGGCTTCCTGTAATGATGAACATGGGTAACCTATATAGCTATCTACAAGGAATCCAGTCATTACTTGCTCCTGCAATGGTTGCTGTATTCACATTAGGTATATTCTCTAAGAAAGTCACTCCTAAAGCAGGAGAATGGGGACTTATCGGTGGTTTCATCATTGGTATGCTCAGACTATTGACAAACGTTATAACAGATTCTGGAAATTCAGTAATGAATGGTTCATTCTGGAATTCAACAGCATGGTTCTGGCAGACAAACTGGCTTATTTTCGAGTGCTGGCTTCTGGTATTCATTATTGCACTTATGATTGTTGTATCAATCTTCACTCCTGCACCAAGCAAGGAACAAGTTGAAGCAATAACATTCTCAGGTGACTATAAGAAGCAAATAAAAGAAAGCTTCAATATATGGGATATTGTTGCAACTCTAGGAGTTGTAGCACTATGTGCAGCATTCTATATCTACTTCTGGTAA
- a CDS encoding NUDIX hydrolase gives MVAYYNEYSKVYVSVDCIVFGFEEGHLRILIGKRKMDPGRGEWSLYGGFVGNNESLNDAANRVLYDLTGMEGIYMKQAGAYGEVNRDPGDRVISVAYWALINVKDYDEHLREQYGLEWVNIDELPQLYSDHNRMVEKALRMMRKRISTEPISFNLLPELFTLTQLQNVYEAVCHEEVDKRNFRKRIKDMDFIEKTEKIDKKSSKRGAALYRFNEKSFSEDPNFKL, from the coding sequence ATGGTAGCATACTATAACGAATACTCCAAAGTCTATGTTTCTGTTGACTGTATTGTCTTCGGATTCGAAGAGGGCCACTTACGAATACTAATCGGTAAGCGTAAGATGGACCCGGGACGAGGTGAATGGTCCCTTTATGGTGGTTTTGTCGGAAACAACGAAAGCCTAAATGATGCAGCTAACCGGGTATTATATGATTTAACTGGAATGGAAGGCATCTATATGAAACAAGCTGGTGCATATGGAGAAGTAAACCGTGATCCAGGAGACCGTGTTATATCTGTGGCTTATTGGGCTTTGATAAATGTAAAAGACTACGATGAGCATCTTAGAGAACAATATGGACTGGAATGGGTAAACATAGATGAATTACCCCAATTATATTCAGACCATAACAGAATGGTAGAAAAGGCTTTAAGGATGATGCGCAAGCGCATTTCTACAGAGCCAATCAGTTTCAATTTATTGCCAGAATTATTCACTCTGACACAATTACAAAATGTATATGAAGCTGTATGCCATGAGGAAGTTGATAAACGCAACTTCAGAAAACGAATAAAGGATATGGATTTTATCGAGAAAACGGAAAAGATAGATAAAAAATCATCTAAGAGAGGTGCTGCCCTCTATCGTTTCAACGAAAAATCCTTTAGTGAGGATCCTAATTTTAAACTTTAA
- a CDS encoding L-ribulose-5-phosphate 4-epimerase: MLEELKEKVFNANLDLVKHNLVIFTWGNVSGIDREKGLVVIKPSGVNYETMKASDMVVVDLKTGKVVEGNLNPSSDTPTHLVLYRKFQEIGGIVHTHSTYATAWAQAGKDIPNIGTTHADYFHDEIPCTKDMTESEVNGDYELETGNVIVKRFENINYVHTPGVLVKNHGPFSWGKDADNAVYNAVVMEQVAKMAFISFSVNPSTTMNPLLVEKHFNRKHGPNAYYGQNKKH; encoded by the coding sequence ATGCTAGAAGAATTAAAAGAAAAAGTTTTTAACGCTAATCTTGATCTGGTTAAACATAATCTGGTAATATTCACATGGGGAAACGTATCAGGCATAGACCGCGAAAAAGGATTGGTCGTTATTAAGCCTTCAGGCGTAAACTACGAAACAATGAAAGCTTCGGATATGGTAGTTGTAGATTTAAAAACCGGAAAAGTAGTAGAAGGTAATTTAAATCCATCATCAGATACTCCAACACATCTAGTTTTGTATAGAAAATTTCAAGAAATTGGAGGCATAGTACATACACACTCTACCTATGCTACAGCTTGGGCTCAAGCCGGTAAAGATATACCTAATATAGGTACTACACATGCAGATTATTTCCACGATGAAATTCCATGCACTAAAGATATGACAGAATCAGAGGTTAACGGAGATTATGAACTCGAAACCGGCAATGTCATAGTAAAAAGGTTTGAGAACATCAATTATGTTCACACACCTGGGGTATTAGTTAAAAATCATGGCCCTTTCTCATGGGGAAAGGATGCGGACAATGCAGTTTACAATGCAGTTGTAATGGAACAAGTTGCAAAGATGGCTTTCATTTCATTCTCTGTAAACCCTTCTACGACAATGAATCCCCTACTTGTAGAAAAACATTTTAATCGCAAACACGGTCCAAACGCATATTATGGACAAAATAAAAAACATTAA
- the araA gene encoding L-arabinose isomerase, with amino-acid sequence MVKAFDNFEVWFVTGAQLLYGGDAVVQVDGHSKEMVDGLNNSGRLPIKVVYKGTANSSKEVADIMSAANNDNRCVGVITWMHTFSPAKMWIHGLQILRKPLLHLHTQYNKQIPWKTMDMDFMNLNQSAHGDREYGHILSRLRKPRKTVVGYWQDEKTQDHIAVWSRVCAAWADSQDMLILRFGDQMNNVAVTDGDKVAAEQVMGYHVDYMPFSDVMVYFNNVKDVDVDALVAVYFKDYAHDKVLEDKSTEAYKKIWNSAKAELTLRAVLEDKGAKGFTTNFDDLGDANVEETGKGFDQIPGLASQRLMHDGYGFGAEGDWKSAALYRTTWFMTQGLPGGSSFLEDYTLNFDGDNTSILEAHMLEINPDIAEEKPRLEVHFLGIGIRKSQTARLVFTSKQGHGIAATVVDMGNRFRLIANDVNCIKSKPLPKLPVASNLWIPEPTFEVGVGCWINAGGTHHSCFSYDITDEYWRDYAEIADIECCIINNKTDYEDFRKELRFNEVYYMLNKALR; translated from the coding sequence ATGGTTAAAGCATTTGACAATTTTGAAGTATGGTTCGTAACAGGTGCACAACTCCTTTACGGAGGTGATGCTGTCGTACAGGTAGACGGACATTCTAAAGAGATGGTAGACGGATTGAACAACTCTGGTCGTCTTCCTATTAAAGTAGTCTATAAAGGTACTGCAAACAGTTCTAAAGAGGTTGCTGACATTATGTCTGCTGCTAACAATGATAATAGATGTGTAGGTGTAATAACATGGATGCATACATTTTCTCCTGCAAAGATGTGGATTCACGGCTTGCAGATTTTGAGGAAACCATTATTGCACCTACATACACAATATAACAAACAGATTCCATGGAAGACAATGGATATGGACTTCATGAACCTCAATCAAAGTGCACATGGAGACAGAGAATACGGTCACATCCTTTCTCGTCTACGTAAGCCACGCAAAACTGTTGTTGGCTATTGGCAAGATGAAAAGACACAAGATCACATTGCTGTATGGTCTAGAGTATGCGCAGCATGGGCTGATTCACAGGATATGCTTATTTTACGATTTGGTGACCAAATGAACAATGTTGCCGTAACAGACGGAGACAAAGTTGCTGCAGAACAAGTAATGGGCTATCATGTAGACTATATGCCGTTCAGCGATGTAATGGTATATTTCAATAATGTAAAAGATGTAGATGTAGACGCTCTAGTGGCAGTTTACTTCAAAGATTATGCACATGATAAAGTGCTTGAGGACAAGAGCACGGAAGCGTACAAGAAAATTTGGAACTCTGCTAAAGCAGAACTTACACTACGTGCCGTTTTAGAAGACAAAGGTGCAAAAGGTTTCACAACAAACTTTGATGACTTAGGTGACGCAAACGTTGAAGAGACTGGTAAAGGATTCGATCAGATTCCAGGACTTGCTTCACAGCGTTTGATGCATGATGGCTATGGATTTGGTGCTGAAGGTGACTGGAAGAGTGCTGCTCTTTACCGTACAACATGGTTTATGACCCAAGGCTTACCTGGTGGAAGTTCTTTCCTTGAGGATTATACTTTGAACTTTGATGGAGATAACACTTCTATATTAGAAGCTCATATGCTGGAAATCAATCCTGACATTGCAGAAGAAAAGCCACGTTTAGAGGTTCATTTCCTTGGTATAGGAATAAGAAAGAGCCAGACAGCTCGCCTCGTTTTCACTTCAAAACAAGGACATGGTATAGCAGCTACAGTTGTTGATATGGGAAACCGTTTCCGTCTAATTGCAAACGATGTAAATTGTATAAAGAGTAAACCTTTACCCAAATTACCTGTCGCATCTAATTTATGGATTCCAGAACCGACGTTCGAAGTGGGTGTAGGATGTTGGATTAACGCAGGTGGAACACATCACAGTTGTTTCTCTTATGATATTACAGATGAATATTGGCGCGATTATGCAGAAATTGCAGACATTGAATGCTGTATCATCAATAATAAGACTGATTATGAAGATTTCCGTAAAGAACTACGGTTCAACGAAGTCTATTACATGTTAAACAAAGCTCTTAGATAA